In the genome of Enterococcus sp. DIV2402, the window TAACGCAGTCATTCGGGGATTTAACGCAGAATAAGGATCTTGAAAAATAATTTGCATTTTTTGATAAATGGATTTTCTTTCAGCAGTTGCTAAGTTCGTCAGTTCTTGTCCTTCAAAAAAGACTTGCCCTTCTGTTAGCGTCTCTAAACTTAATAAACTACGACCTAACGTTGTTTTTCCACTTCCCGATTCACCAACTAATCCTAATGTTTCACCACGATAAATCGCTAAATTAATATCATCTAAAGCGCGTACTTCTGTTACTGCACCACGCCAGTTTTTGGAACGAAAAATTTTTGTCGCGTTTTCGACACGAATTAACTCTGTTGTCATTTTCCTTCCTCCTTAAGCCAAACATGGTGGGTTGCTGATAGTTCCTTGCGAGTTAAATTATCTGGTAACTCTTCATGATAATCAAAAACATGCAATTGCGCCTGTTTATCTCCTAAGTGTGCTGCTTCCAGTAATTGCTTTGTATACGGATGATGTGGGTGATAAAAGATTTCCTCAGTGGTTCCTTCTTCGACAACCAAACCTTGGTACATTACTTTAATATAGTCACACATTCCTGCTACTACGCCAAAATCATGGGTGACTAAAATCACGGAAAGCTCTTCACTTTCCTGTAATTCTTTAATAAGCGATAAGATTTGTGCCTGAATTGTCACATCCAAAGCTGTTGTTGGTTCATCTGCAATTAAAAGTTGTGGTTCTGCTAACAAGGCCATCGCAATCATTACACGTTGGCGCATGCCACCAGATAATTCATGAGGAAATTGTTTCATCCGTTTTTCAGCAAGAGCAATCCCCACCTTTTCTAACTCTTGAATCGCTCGTTGTTGAGCTGCTTTTTTGGAGATTTTTTGTTTTCGTAAAATCACTTCAGTTAAATGATAGCCAATCGTTCGTAAAGGATTTAAAGAGGTCATTGGATCTTGAAAAATCATGGAAATTGGTAACTTTTGTGGATTCGTTACGCGCTCTTCGTTAAATTCAAAAGCAGTTGTCGACATCACAGCTTGTTCCGGTAAAATATCCATAATACTTTTCATTGCCATACTTTTGCCGCTACCTGATTCACCAACAATCCCGATGACTTGACCTTTAGGCACATCCAAATCAATTCCTCTAAGAATTGGTATTAATTCGCCACGTTTTGGTTGAATGTCTACGCGTAAATCACTCAATTTTAATATATTTTTTGCCATCGAATTAGACCTCCCTTTGTAAAACTTGCTTAATCATGTCACCAAGGTTATTAAAGGAATAAATCGTTAATGCTACAAACAAACCAGGAAGTATGGCCATATAAGGTGCCCGTTGCAAGCTATTTTGAGCATTCTGCAAAAGACTTCCCCATGATGCCATAGGTTGTTGAATTCCTAATCCTAAAAAGCTCAACGCTGATTCAGTCATAATCGCACTAGAAATGCTCGTTGAAGCTGCGACAATTAAGGTCGGTAATACCGAGGGAAAAATATGTCTAAAAATAATCGTGCTTGCAGATTGCCCAATGAAATTTGCATATAAAACGTAGTCTCTTTCTTTCGCAGACAAGGTTTCACCACGAATTAAACGTGCAATATTCATCCATGAAAAACCACCAATAACAATAATGATCGTCCCTAGACCTGGTTTTAAGAAGACACTTAATACAATCACTAAAACTAACCACGGAATAGAGGATAAGATATCTACAATACGCATCAAGACATTATCAATCCAGCCGCCAAAATATCCTGAGACTAAGCCGACTGTCGTACCAATTGTCGTCGCCGTCAACATTGCCAATACACCTACTAATAAGGAGACCCTACCACCATATACCACTCGAATAAAATAATCTCGGCCCACTTCATCAGTTCCAAAAAGATGCTGCCAGCTTGGAGGTTGTGACATATTGCTGACATCTGTCGCATTCGGATCAATTGGTAGTAACGGAGCGATTAGTGACAAGCTAATTAGTAATGCTAGAAATATAAAAGAGAGGGTATAAATTGGAGAAGAAAAAATCGCTCTGAACAAATTTTTCAAACGCTTCATTACTCTTTTCCTCCCTTGCGAATTCGTGGATCAACAACTGAATAAAGGACATCTGAAAGGAGATTCCCCAAGATAACTAAAGTTGCTGAAAGTAGCATAATTGCCATAATAACTGGATAATCTAAACTTCTCGTTGCGCTCGTCAAATAAGGCCCCACTCCTGGCCAACCAAAGATGGTTTCTGTAATAATCGCACCAGTAACCAACATCGGTAATGCTAAACCTAATTGGGTCACTACTGGAATCAATACATTTCGACTAATGTGTCGACGGAAAATTTGCCATTTTGTCGCATGAAATGCTCGTTGAACAGTCACGTAATCTTCCGCCACTTGTTGCAAGGCAGAGGAACGAATATAA includes:
- a CDS encoding ABC transporter ATP-binding protein, which translates into the protein MAKNILKLSDLRVDIQPKRGELIPILRGIDLDVPKGQVIGIVGESGSGKSMAMKSIMDILPEQAVMSTTAFEFNEERVTNPQKLPISMIFQDPMTSLNPLRTIGYHLTEVILRKQKISKKAAQQRAIQELEKVGIALAEKRMKQFPHELSGGMRQRVMIAMALLAEPQLLIADEPTTALDVTIQAQILSLIKELQESEELSVILVTHDFGVVAGMCDYIKVMYQGLVVEEGTTEEIFYHPHHPYTKQLLEAAHLGDKQAQLHVFDYHEELPDNLTRKELSATHHVWLKEEGK
- a CDS encoding ABC transporter permease, whose translation is MKRLKNLFRAIFSSPIYTLSFIFLALLISLSLIAPLLPIDPNATDVSNMSQPPSWQHLFGTDEVGRDYFIRVVYGGRVSLLVGVLAMLTATTIGTTVGLVSGYFGGWIDNVLMRIVDILSSIPWLVLVIVLSVFLKPGLGTIIIVIGGFSWMNIARLIRGETLSAKERDYVLYANFIGQSASTIIFRHIFPSVLPTLIVAASTSISSAIMTESALSFLGLGIQQPMASWGSLLQNAQNSLQRAPYMAILPGLFVALTIYSFNNLGDMIKQVLQREV